From the Flavimarina sp. Hel_I_48 genome, one window contains:
- a CDS encoding SDR family NAD(P)-dependent oxidoreductase: METKNKVAIITGGSRGLGKDMALSLARNGTDIIFTYHTNKKAADAVASQINDLGQKAIALQLDTSKIGGFDTFISTFTNYLKEETGYPNFDFLINNAGTALYTPFMETTEEQFDEMLNIHYKGVFFLTQKLLPLMNDGGRIVNISSGLARFSIPGSSAYASMKGALEVLTRYLARELGSRKITANVIAPGAIETDFGNGHVRDDEKTNTMIANLTALGRAGQPEDIGGVVAFLCSDDARWVNGQRIEVSGGMNL; the protein is encoded by the coding sequence ATGGAAACTAAAAACAAAGTTGCAATAATTACCGGCGGAAGCCGCGGTTTAGGTAAAGATATGGCACTTAGCCTGGCCAGAAACGGGACTGATATCATATTTACCTATCATACCAATAAAAAGGCAGCAGATGCGGTAGCGAGTCAGATTAACGACCTGGGGCAAAAAGCTATTGCTTTACAGTTGGACACATCAAAAATTGGCGGTTTTGATACTTTTATAAGCACGTTTACAAATTATTTAAAGGAGGAAACCGGCTATCCTAATTTTGATTTTCTAATCAATAATGCAGGTACAGCTTTATATACTCCTTTCATGGAGACCACGGAAGAGCAGTTTGATGAGATGCTCAATATACACTACAAAGGTGTGTTTTTTCTTACCCAAAAATTACTTCCTCTTATGAATGATGGGGGTCGCATTGTGAATATTTCATCAGGTTTGGCGCGTTTCAGCATACCTGGTTCTTCTGCTTATGCTTCTATGAAAGGCGCTTTAGAAGTGCTTACACGATACCTTGCCAGAGAGCTGGGGAGCCGAAAAATTACTGCTAATGTAATAGCACCGGGAGCGATAGAAACCGATTTTGGAAACGGTCACGTAAGAGACGATGAGAAAACCAATACTATGATTGCAAACCTGACAGCTCTGGGCCGTGCGGGTCAACCCGAAGACATAGGCGGCGTAGTGGCCTTTTTGTGCTCTGACGATGCTAGATGGGTAAATGGCCAGCGCATTGAAGTTTCGGGAGGAATGAATCTCTAA